TTTAAAATGTGGCTCTTTTTTTATAATTTTATAAAATAAATTTTTAAGATATTTTTTTATTTGACTCAAATTCATTTATAATAATTTTTATAATAGATAAAATAAGGTTTGCAAAAGTATTGAAAAACATGTTTAAGAAAGCAGATTATTGAAATAACAAACAGCACAAGCTAAAAAAAATTATTACATTTGCAAATGATTTTAAACAAATTTAAACAGAATGATACAAAATATTGAAATAAAAAACTTCAAGTCGGTGGTTGACCTCTCACTGGACTTAGGAACATTCAATGTTCTCGTTGGTGAAAACGGTTGTGGTAAATCCAATATTTTGGAGGCGATTGCTTTCGGTGCTGCTGCAAGTGCTGACAAGTTGGACTATGAGTTTTTAGGAAGTAGAGGAATCAGAGTTACAAATCCTGAATTCATGTATTCTGCTTTCAGCAATGGCAAGAAAAAGAAACCAATAACTATTAACTTTAAAACAAAAGAACAAAAATACTTCTTCGATTTATTAAACGATCTAAACAACCCCAAAAAGTGGAATAACCGGAAAAAGCAAATAGCACTAAAAGAAATAGAGAAAATCTTTCACGCCATTTATATTGAAGAAGATGAAAAGAAAAGAGATAAGGTTTTATCAGAATTCAGTGAGGGGAAAGAAGAGATTTCTTCTATTACTGAGTTTTTAAAACCTTTACGAAAAGATACCGACTACAAAGATTTGCTTAGAATACTTTTTCCAACAATACTTGAAAGTATTTTTTCAAATTCCGAGATTTCAAATTACATTATTTATTCACCAGAGCAAAGTAGCTTAAGGAAATTTGAGGAGACAGCTCAAATGTATCCTCTTGGAATAAAAGGTGAAGGGCTTTTTCAATATTTAAAAGAGCTGGCTTTTGATAAGAAAAAGATAAAGACTTTAAATGAAATAAAAAAGAATCTTATGCTACTTGACTGGTATGAAGGTTTTGAATTGCCAGAGAACCTGATGAAGAATGAATTTGCCCTAAGAATTAAAGACAAATACCTTTATCCTAAACTTCAATATTTTGATCAAAGAAGCACTAATGAGGGATTTTTATTCTTGCTGTTTTTTTCCACTCTTTTTATTTCAAAGACAACACCGACTTTTTTTGCGATTGATAATATTGACACTTCTTTAAATCCAAAACTTTGTATGCAATTGACGAAAAATCTTGCTTCGTTAACCACGAAAAATAAAAAGCAAGTCATTATAACTACTCAAAATCCTGCAATACTTGACGGCTTAAATTTAAAAGACGACAATCAGCGTTTGTTTGTAGTAAGTAGAAATAATGAAGGACATACACGCATTGAACGAATCAAATACAATGATAAACGCACAATGAGGTTATCAGATATTTGGACTAAAGGGTTTATTGGTGGGCTTCCAGAAAACTTTTAAATTTTACTCATGACAAGAATTGCTTTAGCCACAGAAGGTAAATCGGAACACTGGATAGTCAAACATTTAGTTCAAAATTATTTTAAAGGTAAGGAGATTTTCTTCAGACAAGTTCAGCCACAAATTTTTAACGACACCCAAGAATCAGTTGGTGGTTGGCTTGAGATTTTAAAGTTTTGTGAAAGAACAGACGACATTAAATCTGCACTAATTGAAAGTGATTATTTGATAATACAAATTGATACGGATGAATCTCAAAACCCCAATTTTGGTGTAACTCATACCAAGCAAGGTTCAGTGTTGAAAACCAGCGAAGAATTATTTGAAGATATTGTTTCAAAAATTAGAGGAATTATAAATCCAGAGATAGAGACTGAATATAGCAACAAAATCATTTTCGCAATTTGCATTCACTCGATTGAATGTTGGCTTCTTCCAATCTATTACACAAACAATCATAAAAAAGATATTCGCAATTGCTTATCAACTCTCAATACAGAATTGAGAAGAAGAAATTTAAATGTAATTCCACCTAAAAAGCAGAAAGAAAAACGTCAAGCCGTTTATGAAAATGTTTTAAGAAAATGGAAACGAAGACAGGATATAGTTTCTTCATCAAAGCACAATTTTGGTTTCAAGAAATTCATTGAATCTTTAAAAATGATTGAAAGCAAAGAATAATAACAGGCGTAAATCCTAAAAAAAATTAAAAGTTTAAAAGCTCAAAGTTGCAAGGTTTTTGCGAAATAGAAATATTCAATTTTTTAAAATAATCTTTTGTTTTACATTATTAAATTTTATTCTTTTGATAAAAATATTTAAGCACTTATTGATAATAGCTTTTTTACAAGTTATTGTATTTTATCCAATCAAATCATTTGCTCAAAAAAAACAAAATAAATTTACAATTCATGGATACATAAGGGATCTTTCATCGGGAGAAGAACTGATTGGTGCTACTGTTTACATTAAAAATTTAGAAAAAGGAACAGTAACCAATAGTTATGGATATTATTCTATCTCTTTACAAAAAGGGAAATATATATTGCTATATTCATACATGGGATATATTTCAAAAAAAATTGAAGTTGAATTAAAAAATGATTTTCATAAAAATATTAACCTCAGGTCATCAGCAATTCAAGCGGAAGAAGTTGAAATAATTGCTGAAAGAACTGATGTAAATATAAAAAGTACTGATATTGGAAAAATAGAACTTCAAACAGCAACTGTAAAAAATATTCCTGCTTTGCTTGGTGAAGTTGATATTTTAAAAACCATTCAATTATTACCTGGCGTACAATCCGCAGGAGAAGGTAATTCGGGATTTTATGTAAGAGGCGGTGGATCTGATCAAAATCTTATTTTACTTGATGAAGCAGTTGTTTATAACACAGGTCATCTTTTCGGATTTTTTTCAGTTTTTAATGCTGATGCGATAAAAAATACAACTTTAATAAAGGGGGGAATGCCTGCAAATTACGGTGGAAGACTTTCATCGGTAGTTGATGTTGCCATGAAAAACGGCAATGATAAAAGCTATCATTTTGATGGAGGAATAGGAGTTATTTCTTCACGATTAACAGTTGAAGGACCTTTATTAAAAAATAAAAGTTCTTTTATGTTATCGGGTCGCAGGACTTACCTTGATGTTTTGATAAAACCTTTTGTTAAAGAAAAGTTTAAAAGTAATGCTTATCATTTTTTTGATTTAAATACAAAGTTAAGTTACAGATTTAGTGATAAAGACAGAATATTTTTAAGTGGGTATTTTGGTCGTGATGTATTTAGTTTTACAAGTCCCAATTCAGCTTTTGTAATTTCAATACCATGGGGAAACACAACCACAACCTTAAGATGGAATCATCTTTTTAACGAGAAATTATTTTTGAATACTTCAATAATTTATAATGATTACAATTTTAAATTCAATATGGAAAGTGATAAGTTAAAAATGCTTATGTATTCAGGAATAAAGGATATAAATTACAAAATGGATTTTGGTTATTATCCTGCTATAGCTCATAAAATAAAATTCGGATTAAATTATACATATCATACATTTACACCAAGCTCAAGTAGTGCATCCATAGGTGATGACATTGAATTTAATACTGAAGACATTAAAAAGAAATATGCTCATGAATCTGCAATTTATTTTCTTGATCAATATGATGTTTCCGATAGATTAAAAATAAATGCAGGATTAAGATTTTCTACATTCACAATCGTCCCTCCTTATTCTCAGCTAATTACTGATGAAGATGGCAATGCAATAGATACAAATTATTTTACCGGAGAAGATGAAAACACAAGCTACTTTGGACTTGAACCAAGAATAAATGCAAGATTTACAATTAATAAAAAATCGTCTGTAAAAGTTTCATTTATGCATACAAAACAATACATTCATTTAGTTTCAAATGCAAATTCTACTTTACCAACAGATGTTTGGGTGCCAAGTACAAAAATGGTAAAACCTCAATCGGGAGATCAGTATTCAATAGGATATTTCAGAAATTTCTTTGACAATAAAGTTGAAACATCTATTGAACTTTATTATAAAAAAATGAATAATCAAATTGAGTACAAAGACGGCTACATTGAAACAATGGGACGTGAACTTGAATGGGATTTTGTTTTTGGTACAGGCGAATCTTACGGTATGGAATTATTCATTAATAAAGTATTTGGAAAAACAACAGGGTGGATTGGATACACACTTTCCAAAACAACACGTCATTTTGAAGATTTGATTACTAAAGATTTTCCTGCAAAATTTGACCGTACTCACGACCTTTCAATAGTTGTAAGTCATAAATTTACAGATAGATTTTCCATAGGAACAACTTTTATTTACGGAACCGGAATTGCCACAACTTTACCAATTAATTTTTATATGATTGATAATAGCATTGCTAACGATTATATGCCACGAAATAGCTACAGAATTGAACCATATCACAGGTTAGATATTTCAGCAAGATTAAAAAATAAAAAAGAAAAGAAATTTTCGAGTGAGTGGATTTTCTCTATTTATAACGTGTATAATCACAAAAATGTGTATTTCATTTATTTCACAAATGAAGGTATTCTCGGTGAAGGAGACTTTTCAAACAAAGCTTACAAAGTATCATTATTTCCAATAATTCCTTCAATAGCATGGAATTTTAATTTTTAATAATTATGAATATTTATAATAAAAAACATATATGGTTTTTGTTTTCCATAGTTTTAATTACTCTTATGTCTTGTGAAGAAGAGATTACGTTAGACATGCCAATAGGAGAGCAAAAAATTGTAGTAGAAGGATATATTGAGCCGGAAGCTCCACCCTACATTTTACTTACTCATACTATCCCCTATTTTTCTCAGGATTTTACAAACGAAATAAGTGATATTTTTGTAAGCGGTGCCGAAATTTCAATTTTTAATGGAACAAAAACAGTTGATTTGATGGAAGTTAATATTAGCGACCTTCCCGATTCCATTGCAAGGTTTTTATTAGATGAATTTCAACTTTCGGTAGAAAATATTGAAAATTCTAAATTGGTTTTTTATACCACTATTGCTATGATGGGCGAAGTTGGAAAAGAATATACTTTAAATGTCAAGTCTGGTAATAAAATTATTGAAGCTAAAACAACTATTCCCCCAAAAATTAGTTTTGATTCCATTTGGGTTGAACCACATCCAAATCCAATGATGGATAGCCTATTTATGTTAAAAGCAAAATACCAAGACCCACCAAATGAAAGTAATTATTACAGATATTTTACTAAAAGAAATGATGAACCCTTTTATCCAAATCGTTTTTATTCTGTTACTGATGATGAGCTTTTAAATGGACAAAATGTAACATGGACATTTATTCGTGGTGAAAGTAAATACAAGGAATTTAATCCAAGGGATTATGGATTTTTCAAAAGAGGAGATACTGTAATAATTAAATTTTGCACCATAGACAAAATACATTTTGATTTTTGGAACACATATTCTGCAGGACAATTTTCAGGTGGTCCATTTATGAGCCCTGTTGAAATTACTTCAAATGTAGATGGAGGTTTAGGAATATTTGGTGGTTATGGAGCAACTTATATTGAATATATTATTCCTTAGAAGTTTTATTTATTCAAAACATATTGATTTCCACTCTTGTTGACAACATTAGTAGCAAACAAATTCAATTGCAAACTCCCCTTCCCCTTATTGGTATCCTCTTCAACAAACAAAGCATGCACCTTACGGATTTAAAGAAAAAACAAAAATTAGGTTTATCAAAAAAATTTCATTAAACTTTGCAACAAATATTAATAACTTATAAATTTAATGGATTATGAAAAAAATAAAATATTTTTTACTGTCTTTTTTATTAATTTCCAGCGTTGCTTTTTCTCAAAACCCATTCTTTCCTAAAGTAGGACAATTCTTTGAATGAGTGTGCTTATGATCTTTATATTGACAACATGGGAAATAAAGCAATGACTGGTTTTGTGGAACTTAGCCAAGGCGATAAAGATATTGCATTTTGGTATATTGATTCACTTGGGAAATGCTTTGGGATACTAATTATTATTTTAACATGAATGAAGTTGCTTACGCCATAGCTCCACACTCAACAAACGGTTGGGTGCTTGTTGGTTATACGGAAGGTTTATACCGACCCGCCTGTACGAACAGGAGATACAAGAAAAGAAATTTTTGCAATGAGAATTGATACAACAGGAGATACTGTTTGGACTTTTCAATACGGGAGAGATAGTTATAACGAAATAGGCTACTCGGTTGTAAACAATGGTAATGATAATTTTATAATATTGCGAAATAGCACACCAATTGGTAGCGGAGATGCAAAAATAAGGGTAATAAAAATTGGAGCGGATGATTCTTCGTGGAACAATTTATACGGAGCAACTAATTATGACATAGAAGCTTATAAAATAATTAATGACTATGGTGGTAATTACATAATTGCCGCAAATGATGTAACAGATGATATAAATCCTAAATTGTATTTAATAGAAGACAGTGTAGGTAGATTGTTAAACACCTATGATTACAACCTGAACGATG
The window above is part of the Bacteroidota bacterium genome. Proteins encoded here:
- a CDS encoding DUF4249 domain-containing protein, translating into MNIYNKKHIWFLFSIVLITLMSCEEEITLDMPIGEQKIVVEGYIEPEAPPYILLTHTIPYFSQDFTNEISDIFVSGAEISIFNGTKTVDLMEVNISDLPDSIARFLLDEFQLSVENIENSKLVFYTTIAMMGEVGKEYTLNVKSGNKIIEAKTTIPPKISFDSIWVEPHPNPMMDSLFMLKAKYQDPPNESNYYRYFTKRNDEPFYPNRFYSVTDDELLNGQNVTWTFIRGESKYKEFNPRDYGFFKRGDTVIIKFCTIDKIHFDFWNTYSAGQFSGGPFMSPVEITSNVDGGLGIFGGYGATYIEYIIP
- a CDS encoding TonB-dependent receptor; amino-acid sequence: MIKIFKHLLIIAFLQVIVFYPIKSFAQKKQNKFTIHGYIRDLSSGEELIGATVYIKNLEKGTVTNSYGYYSISLQKGKYILLYSYMGYISKKIEVELKNDFHKNINLRSSAIQAEEVEIIAERTDVNIKSTDIGKIELQTATVKNIPALLGEVDILKTIQLLPGVQSAGEGNSGFYVRGGGSDQNLILLDEAVVYNTGHLFGFFSVFNADAIKNTTLIKGGMPANYGGRLSSVVDVAMKNGNDKSYHFDGGIGVISSRLTVEGPLLKNKSSFMLSGRRTYLDVLIKPFVKEKFKSNAYHFFDLNTKLSYRFSDKDRIFLSGYFGRDVFSFTSPNSAFVISIPWGNTTTTLRWNHLFNEKLFLNTSIIYNDYNFKFNMESDKLKMLMYSGIKDINYKMDFGYYPAIAHKIKFGLNYTYHTFTPSSSSASIGDDIEFNTEDIKKKYAHESAIYFLDQYDVSDRLKINAGLRFSTFTIVPPYSQLITDEDGNAIDTNYFTGEDENTSYFGLEPRINARFTINKKSSVKVSFMHTKQYIHLVSNANSTLPTDVWVPSTKMVKPQSGDQYSIGYFRNFFDNKVETSIELYYKKMNNQIEYKDGYIETMGRELEWDFVFGTGESYGMELFINKVFGKTTGWIGYTLSKTTRHFEDLITKDFPAKFDRTHDLSIVVSHKFTDRFSIGTTFIYGTGIATTLPINFYMIDNSIANDYMPRNSYRIEPYHRLDISARLKNKKEKKFSSEWIFSIYNVYNHKNVYFIYFTNEGILGEGDFSNKAYKVSLFPIIPSIAWNFNF
- a CDS encoding AAA family ATPase — encoded protein: MIQNIEIKNFKSVVDLSLDLGTFNVLVGENGCGKSNILEAIAFGAAASADKLDYEFLGSRGIRVTNPEFMYSAFSNGKKKKPITINFKTKEQKYFFDLLNDLNNPKKWNNRKKQIALKEIEKIFHAIYIEEDEKKRDKVLSEFSEGKEEISSITEFLKPLRKDTDYKDLLRILFPTILESIFSNSEISNYIIYSPEQSSLRKFEETAQMYPLGIKGEGLFQYLKELAFDKKKIKTLNEIKKNLMLLDWYEGFELPENLMKNEFALRIKDKYLYPKLQYFDQRSTNEGFLFLLFFSTLFISKTTPTFFAIDNIDTSLNPKLCMQLTKNLASLTTKNKKQVIITTQNPAILDGLNLKDDNQRLFVVSRNNEGHTRIERIKYNDKRTMRLSDIWTKGFIGGLPENF